One Thermococcus kodakarensis KOD1 genomic window carries:
- a CDS encoding radical SAM protein: MGIKMRWEDFARSMGVEPQILENKEARLLKQFVMDLKFPTHCQGCQGLDLNNPNPVHHPSYELTPACNHDCIFCYSNVAVKLGKAPKPGYYGWENPYAITVSQYGEPLISPRIVEVNRMLREKFPNARLDLQTNGSLLTEELWAKLDFDLVMISLDAASREKHLKITNADTFEAVVNALRIVGSDKSVRSVVRTIFMPGINDEDIPKIAELAASLGIDEMMLQPLTIHELNVERLKKAGLDFERAESIREFLKAAMEAKKHIDVRISGCQLAIYRTMDPLTLFSAKRVAREVAPVVKRERLL; this comes from the coding sequence ATGGGTATAAAAATGAGGTGGGAAGACTTTGCGAGGAGCATGGGTGTCGAGCCCCAGATACTCGAGAACAAAGAGGCGAGACTCCTAAAACAGTTCGTGATGGATTTGAAGTTTCCAACTCACTGCCAGGGCTGCCAGGGTCTTGATTTAAATAACCCTAATCCAGTTCACCATCCGAGCTATGAGCTGACTCCCGCATGCAACCACGACTGTATCTTCTGCTATTCAAACGTCGCAGTGAAGCTCGGGAAGGCACCGAAGCCGGGCTACTACGGGTGGGAAAACCCTTACGCGATAACCGTCTCCCAGTATGGAGAACCGCTGATAAGCCCGCGCATAGTCGAAGTTAACAGGATGCTCCGCGAGAAGTTTCCGAATGCGAGGTTAGACCTCCAGACCAACGGCTCCCTCCTGACCGAGGAGCTGTGGGCAAAGCTTGACTTTGACCTAGTCATGATAAGCCTCGACGCCGCGAGCAGAGAGAAGCACCTCAAGATTACAAACGCGGACACTTTCGAGGCTGTTGTCAACGCCCTCAGGATCGTTGGTTCGGACAAGTCCGTCCGCTCGGTTGTGAGGACCATCTTCATGCCGGGCATAAACGACGAGGACATACCGAAGATAGCGGAGCTCGCCGCTTCCCTCGGAATAGACGAGATGATGCTCCAGCCGCTAACCATTCACGAGCTTAACGTTGAGAGACTGAAGAAAGCCGGTCTGGACTTCGAGAGAGCAGAGAGCATAAGGGAGTTTCTCAAGGCGGCTATGGAAGCCAAAAAGCATATAGACGTGAGGATAAGCGGCTGCCAGCTTGCGATATACAGGACGATGGACCCATTGACGCTTTTCAGCGCGAAGAGAGTCGCTAGAGAAGTGGCACCTGTAGTTAAGAGGGAGAGGCTCCTGTGA
- a CDS encoding ABC transporter permease yields MGFGRYVLIRILNALIVLTLVTLVMSALFVKVAEKDLQNRIIEQVNAEFQALQKQGRAPENPDQWRAERIAYYRHEYKLDRSYAWRVMYYFKRTITFDFGNTRNPVFGSERDVKAILKRAIPRTIQLFTTAQIIIIFLGILLGVKAAQKVGSAFDRALSVLALVTSSIPMWWFGMIMLLIFAFELGWFPARSIPDPNLTGWAHIVDMLKRMVLPVATIVFVSFGAWAWVIRNIMIGTMQEDFIMAARAKGVPERKVIYGHALRAAAPPVVTMIIMSLLGSLGGAIITESVFTWPGMGRVYWIALETNETNLIMGLTFVNVILYLAGVILADLTYGFLDPRVKVGASQNV; encoded by the coding sequence ATGGGATTTGGTAGGTACGTGCTGATCAGAATATTGAATGCACTGATCGTCCTGACGCTGGTTACTCTAGTCATGTCTGCCCTATTCGTGAAAGTCGCTGAGAAAGACCTTCAGAACCGTATAATCGAGCAGGTGAACGCCGAATTCCAGGCCCTTCAGAAGCAGGGAAGAGCCCCGGAAAATCCCGATCAGTGGAGGGCCGAGAGAATCGCTTATTATAGGCACGAATATAAGCTTGACCGGTCTTACGCATGGAGAGTTATGTACTACTTCAAGCGCACTATAACGTTTGACTTCGGAAACACTAGGAACCCCGTCTTCGGTTCTGAGAGGGACGTTAAGGCAATCCTAAAGAGGGCCATACCGAGAACCATACAGCTGTTTACAACGGCGCAGATAATCATAATCTTCCTCGGAATCCTTCTGGGTGTTAAGGCTGCTCAGAAGGTTGGGAGTGCCTTTGATAGGGCCCTTTCAGTTCTCGCCTTAGTGACCAGCAGTATCCCAATGTGGTGGTTTGGAATGATCATGCTCCTTATCTTCGCGTTTGAGCTCGGCTGGTTCCCGGCGAGGTCGATCCCAGACCCCAATCTGACTGGATGGGCCCACATAGTTGACATGCTGAAGCGCATGGTCCTGCCGGTTGCCACAATAGTCTTTGTGTCCTTTGGAGCCTGGGCATGGGTTATAAGAAACATCATGATCGGTACCATGCAGGAAGACTTCATCATGGCTGCCAGGGCAAAGGGTGTTCCAGAGAGAAAGGTAATCTACGGGCATGCCCTTAGAGCCGCCGCTCCCCCTGTCGTGACCATGATTATCATGAGCCTTCTCGGTTCACTGGGAGGTGCAATAATCACTGAGAGCGTATTTACGTGGCCTGGCATGGGTAGGGTCTACTGGATAGCCCTTGAGACCAACGAGACGAACCTTATCATGGGACTTACGTTCGTTAACGTTATTCTTTACCTCGCGGGGGTTATACTCGCCGACCTTACGTACGGCTTCCTCGACCCGAGAGTCAAGGTTGGTGCATCCCAGAATGTGTGA
- a CDS encoding ABC transporter permease has product MRWVDFKESLSEFWADFKRQKTGLLGIFLLALLIFTALAAPILTSPDIPEKWKTFWLDNPKNVPPTWVNVFSSQKLAPHLVLEGSELQKYLKQTDSGYVIEIPYNNEYDVPPQDIVFKDVVGKSEGIRKPTLTVKVKRPDGTEVVLLQNYKFSGNTVIQLGTNPAVRDALIRWVKSQGIQIDPTKEFQYKTLMDATRVIFGKLNENILEKPEPLQGTYTFIFEINVPKDASVDLDNAKIIFTGRTYGWLGTDFKGRDLLAGIIWGSRVSLAIGVSVAVFSVLIGIFYGVTSAYFGGWTDEMMMRFQEFMASIPSLPILILMGTYFGGHISLWQIVLLLVVFGWVGVARVARSMALQIKEQTYVEAARVLGASTGRIIFKHMVPQLLPYAFASMALGVPGAVLSEASLSFLGLGDPTAVTWGQILHDAQAAGAATNGYWWWVLPPGLAIALVGFTFVMIGTALDRVLNPRLRRM; this is encoded by the coding sequence ATGCGCTGGGTAGACTTCAAGGAGTCTTTGTCTGAATTTTGGGCTGACTTTAAGAGGCAGAAGACTGGGTTACTCGGTATCTTCCTGCTTGCCCTCTTGATATTCACGGCATTGGCTGCACCAATACTTACTTCCCCTGATATCCCAGAGAAATGGAAGACGTTCTGGCTTGACAACCCGAAGAACGTCCCGCCTACTTGGGTTAATGTTTTCTCCAGTCAGAAGCTGGCACCCCACCTCGTCCTCGAGGGGAGTGAACTTCAGAAGTACTTGAAGCAGACTGACTCTGGATACGTTATTGAAATTCCGTACAATAATGAATACGACGTTCCCCCCCAGGACATAGTCTTTAAAGATGTTGTCGGTAAGTCCGAGGGTATTAGAAAGCCAACCCTTACCGTTAAAGTGAAGAGACCCGATGGGACGGAAGTAGTGCTCCTCCAGAACTACAAGTTCTCGGGCAATACGGTAATCCAGCTTGGAACTAACCCCGCTGTTAGGGACGCCCTTATTAGGTGGGTTAAGAGCCAGGGTATTCAAATTGATCCCACCAAGGAGTTCCAGTACAAGACCCTCATGGATGCCACAAGGGTTATCTTTGGAAAGCTCAATGAGAACATCCTTGAAAAGCCCGAGCCTCTCCAGGGGACTTACACGTTCATATTTGAAATTAATGTTCCGAAAGATGCAAGTGTCGACCTAGACAACGCGAAGATTATATTCACTGGAAGAACCTACGGGTGGCTTGGAACTGACTTCAAGGGCAGAGACCTATTGGCGGGTATCATCTGGGGTTCAAGAGTCTCCCTTGCCATAGGTGTGTCCGTTGCAGTGTTCAGTGTGCTCATTGGTATATTCTACGGGGTTACCAGTGCCTACTTTGGTGGATGGACGGATGAGATGATGATGAGATTCCAGGAGTTCATGGCTTCAATCCCGAGCCTGCCGATCCTCATCCTTATGGGTACGTACTTTGGAGGCCACATTTCGCTATGGCAGATAGTACTACTGCTGGTCGTGTTCGGATGGGTTGGAGTCGCCAGGGTTGCGAGAAGTATGGCCCTCCAGATCAAGGAGCAGACTTACGTTGAGGCGGCCAGAGTTCTAGGTGCGAGCACAGGCAGGATAATCTTCAAGCACATGGTGCCACAGCTGCTCCCCTACGCCTTCGCAAGCATGGCACTTGGAGTTCCGGGTGCAGTGCTTTCAGAGGCTTCCCTGAGCTTCCTTGGTCTTGGTGACCCAACTGCTGTCACTTGGGGACAGATACTCCACGATGCTCAGGCCGCAGGAGCCGCAACGAACGGTTACTGGTGGTGGGTTCTTCCGCCCGGACTGGCGATAGCCCTCGTGGGCTTCACGTTCGTTATGATCGGTACGGCACTCGATAGAGTCCTCAATCCGAGGTTGAGGAGGATGTGA
- a CDS encoding ABC transporter ATP-binding protein — translation MAEPVLKVENLKKYFPIKRGFIESLKGAPQRFVHAVDGVSFEIYKQQVFALVGESGCGKSTTGKLIVKLLEPTDGKIYLEGRDVTDIKTKEEILAYRRKVQMIFQDPFSSMNPRFRIFDVLEEPLLIHGIGETRAEREELIYKALEMVKITPPEDYVGRFPHMLSGGQRQRVAIARALILNPTFIVADEPVSMLDVSIRAEVLELMKELKEKTGVTYLYITHDMSTARYFADWMAVMYLGRIVEMGPAEKVIDNPLHPYTRALLAAVPEPKPERRNVIKELPIKGEVPSAVNIPPGCRFHPRCIYAQKGLCDAKQPQLIEYEHNHFAECHLVGKY, via the coding sequence ATGGCGGAGCCGGTACTTAAAGTTGAGAACCTGAAAAAGTACTTCCCGATCAAGAGGGGTTTCATTGAGAGCCTGAAGGGAGCCCCACAGAGATTCGTTCACGCTGTTGATGGAGTGAGCTTTGAGATATACAAACAGCAAGTCTTTGCACTCGTAGGTGAGAGCGGCTGTGGTAAGTCCACAACTGGAAAGCTCATCGTAAAGCTCTTAGAACCGACCGATGGGAAGATATACCTGGAGGGCAGGGACGTTACTGACATCAAGACCAAGGAAGAAATCCTGGCGTACAGGAGAAAGGTTCAGATGATATTCCAGGATCCATTTAGTTCAATGAATCCAAGGTTCAGGATCTTCGATGTTCTTGAAGAGCCCCTCCTAATCCATGGCATCGGCGAAACTAGGGCAGAGCGCGAGGAGTTGATATACAAAGCCCTCGAGATGGTTAAGATAACCCCGCCTGAGGACTACGTCGGAAGGTTCCCGCACATGCTTTCCGGTGGTCAGAGGCAGCGTGTTGCAATCGCCCGTGCACTAATACTGAATCCGACCTTTATCGTTGCAGATGAGCCAGTCTCGATGCTCGACGTTTCGATCCGTGCAGAGGTTCTTGAGCTCATGAAGGAACTCAAGGAGAAGACTGGCGTCACCTACCTCTACATCACGCACGATATGTCAACTGCAAGGTACTTCGCCGACTGGATGGCGGTGATGTACCTCGGAAGAATCGTCGAAATGGGCCCAGCCGAGAAGGTCATTGACAACCCGCTTCATCCGTACACCAGGGCCTTGTTGGCAGCGGTTCCCGAACCAAAGCCGGAGAGGAGAAACGTCATCAAGGAACTGCCGATCAAGGGTGAGGTTCCGAGCGCCGTCAACATACCGCCGGGATGCCGCTTCCACCCGAGGTGTATCTACGCTCAGAAGGGCCTCTGTGATGCCAAACAGCCGCAGCTCATAGAGTACGAGCACAACCACTTCGCCGAGTGCCACCTCGTTGGCAAGTATTGA
- a CDS encoding ABC transporter ATP-binding protein: MAKTVLEVKNLKMYYFTNRGVVRAVDDISFELRKGEVLGLAGESGCGKSSLGFTLMGMPTPPGKIVDGSIKIDGREIVGLPEDVLRREIRWQKISMIFQGAMNALNPVYTVGYQMIEPLIYHKGMEKEEALDVAQKYLELVGLDPEIVYRYPHELSGGMKQRVIIATALLMNPSVVIADEPTTALDVIVQAQIINLMKKLKKELGLSMIFITHDLSILAEISDRVAIMYAGKIVEIGDSEKIYYEPAHPYTQKLLAAIPRLHEDVDRLEFIPGQPPNLINPPKGCRFHPRCPYAMDVCREQEPGMKEIDKDHYAACWLL; the protein is encoded by the coding sequence ATGGCAAAAACTGTCCTTGAAGTTAAGAACCTCAAAATGTACTACTTCACGAACCGCGGAGTTGTCAGGGCAGTTGACGATATCAGCTTTGAGCTCAGGAAGGGTGAGGTGCTGGGACTTGCCGGTGAGAGCGGTTGCGGCAAGTCCTCCCTTGGTTTTACCCTTATGGGAATGCCCACTCCTCCCGGCAAGATCGTCGATGGGAGCATAAAGATCGATGGAAGGGAAATCGTGGGTCTCCCGGAGGATGTGTTGAGAAGGGAGATCCGCTGGCAGAAGATTTCAATGATATTCCAGGGTGCAATGAACGCCCTCAATCCAGTGTACACTGTAGGCTACCAGATGATAGAGCCGCTGATATACCATAAGGGGATGGAGAAAGAGGAGGCCCTAGATGTAGCACAGAAGTATCTTGAGCTCGTCGGTCTTGATCCAGAGATAGTCTACCGCTATCCCCACGAGCTCAGTGGTGGTATGAAGCAGCGCGTTATAATTGCGACGGCTCTCCTCATGAACCCGTCAGTTGTCATCGCTGACGAGCCAACCACTGCACTCGACGTTATAGTTCAGGCTCAGATCATAAACCTCATGAAGAAACTGAAGAAGGAGCTCGGTCTCTCTATGATATTCATTACCCACGACCTCAGCATCCTCGCAGAGATTAGCGACCGTGTTGCCATAATGTACGCCGGTAAGATTGTGGAGATCGGCGACAGCGAGAAAATATACTATGAGCCGGCCCATCCGTATACCCAGAAGCTCCTTGCAGCCATCCCAAGACTCCACGAGGACGTCGACAGGCTCGAGTTCATACCAGGTCAGCCGCCCAATCTCATCAACCCGCCGAAGGGATGCCGCTTCCACCCGAGGTGCCCGTATGCAATGGACGTTTGTAGGGAGCAAGAGCCCGGAATGAAGGAGATTGATAAGGATCACTATGCCGCATGCTGGCTGCTGTGA
- a CDS encoding dihydroorotate dehydrogenase electron transfer subunit → MYRVVTIEEVWDVAKDVKAFRFNENIEFAPGQFIMAWLPGVGEKPFSLAWEDMIVVKRVGPFTTKLFELKEGDRLWIRGPYGHGFIKRGEKVALVGGGIGIPPLYAFAKKNQGKFRQMTLIYGARSKDELSLLDIENYVDDAVITTDDGSAGRKGFPTEVLAERREEFDQVYACGPEPMLKAVLKVMNYKNVQISAERYMKCGIGVCGSCNLGKYLVCRDGPVFEGEKLVGLL, encoded by the coding sequence ATGTACAGGGTGGTAACCATTGAGGAAGTATGGGACGTGGCAAAGGACGTGAAGGCTTTCAGGTTCAACGAGAACATTGAGTTCGCACCCGGGCAGTTCATTATGGCCTGGCTTCCGGGTGTTGGAGAGAAGCCATTCAGCCTAGCATGGGAAGACATGATAGTCGTGAAGCGCGTGGGACCCTTCACGACCAAGCTGTTTGAGCTGAAAGAAGGGGACAGACTTTGGATCAGGGGGCCCTACGGCCATGGATTCATTAAGAGGGGCGAAAAAGTAGCCCTCGTCGGCGGGGGAATAGGGATTCCGCCCCTGTATGCTTTCGCAAAGAAGAACCAGGGGAAATTCAGGCAGATGACCCTTATATACGGCGCCCGCTCAAAGGACGAACTTTCTCTCCTAGACATTGAGAACTACGTGGACGATGCCGTAATAACGACTGACGACGGCTCCGCTGGGAGGAAGGGCTTTCCAACCGAAGTGCTCGCCGAGAGAAGGGAAGAGTTCGACCAGGTCTACGCCTGCGGCCCGGAGCCGATGCTGAAGGCCGTGCTGAAAGTAATGAACTACAAGAATGTCCAGATATCGGCGGAAAGGTATATGAAGTGCGGTATAGGTGTCTGCGGCTCCTGCAACCTCGGGAAATATCTCGTCTGCAGGGATGGGCCCGTCTTTGAGGGAGAAAAGCTCGTTGGACTTCTGTGA
- a CDS encoding dihydroorotase, with translation MHELVLSGRFVLNGEIVGGSIGIDNGLITEISRRDIKGEEVIAFKSEIILPGLIDTHVHLRDFEQKEKETVESGTKAALHGGITAVFDMPNTKPPIMDVKTFEKRLSILEKHAYSDYAASFLLAGNCGEASRARADFYKIFMGASTGGIFSENFESDYSCAPGIVSVHAEDPETIRENPERPPEAEIRAIKKALTAAEKLRKPLNVCHVSTVGGIEAIIKKNLPWVSFEVTPHHLFLTSKDFERNPLLKVYPPLRSEEHRKALWENFSRIPIIASDHAPHTIEDKEAGAAGIPGLETEVALLLDAANRGLITVFDIVEKMHDNPVRFFGIKGRDFSLGNEATFTIIDPKKEWKVKPEEFYTKAKWSPWEGKKLKGKVVMTVIRGMVVMEGDEIIEEPKGVRLDVQGGNH, from the coding sequence ATGCACGAGCTGGTTCTGTCCGGAAGGTTTGTACTGAACGGTGAGATAGTCGGGGGGAGCATCGGTATAGACAACGGCCTTATAACAGAAATCTCCAGGAGAGACATTAAAGGTGAAGAAGTCATAGCCTTCAAGAGCGAGATTATACTACCAGGATTGATAGACACCCACGTCCACCTGAGGGATTTCGAACAGAAGGAAAAGGAGACCGTGGAAAGCGGTACTAAGGCGGCCCTCCATGGGGGCATAACGGCGGTCTTTGACATGCCGAACACAAAGCCTCCCATCATGGACGTTAAAACTTTCGAAAAGAGGTTGAGTATCCTTGAGAAACACGCCTATTCAGACTACGCGGCAAGCTTTCTCCTCGCCGGAAACTGTGGGGAAGCATCCCGGGCGAGGGCGGATTTCTACAAGATATTCATGGGAGCCTCGACGGGGGGGATTTTCTCGGAGAACTTTGAAAGCGACTACTCATGCGCCCCTGGAATCGTCAGCGTTCATGCCGAAGACCCAGAGACCATAAGGGAAAACCCTGAGCGGCCTCCCGAGGCGGAAATTCGGGCAATAAAGAAAGCCCTGACTGCCGCTGAAAAGTTGAGGAAGCCCCTAAACGTATGCCACGTGTCAACCGTGGGTGGAATTGAGGCAATAATCAAAAAGAACCTCCCCTGGGTAAGCTTCGAGGTAACTCCCCATCATCTCTTTTTAACTTCAAAAGACTTTGAGAGGAACCCCTTGCTAAAGGTCTACCCGCCGCTGAGAAGTGAAGAGCACCGAAAAGCCCTCTGGGAAAACTTCTCCAGAATACCAATAATAGCAAGCGACCATGCCCCGCACACAATTGAGGACAAAGAAGCAGGCGCAGCGGGAATCCCCGGCCTGGAGACTGAGGTGGCGCTCCTTCTGGACGCCGCGAACAGGGGACTTATAACTGTATTTGACATCGTTGAGAAGATGCATGACAACCCCGTGAGGTTCTTTGGGATCAAAGGGCGCGATTTCTCACTGGGGAATGAAGCAACCTTCACGATAATTGACCCGAAGAAGGAGTGGAAAGTCAAGCCCGAGGAGTTCTACACAAAGGCGAAATGGAGCCCATGGGAAGGGAAAAAACTGAAGGGAAAGGTCGTGATGACCGTTATCAGGGGAATGGTCGTTATGGAAGGGGACGAAATCATTGAGGAGCCGAAGGGGGTAAGGCTGGATGTACAGGGTGGTAACCATTGA
- a CDS encoding ABC transporter substrate-binding protein: MSRKVLGLFVMGLMLFSLAVVPSVKPVAAADSDSVLKTVIYSSSGALFMGVWNPSSSGYSDTYSRRIADLVFDSGIPYGIDGVPHPYHCHVVDYKSDVTVPEDAVIFNSTTDTWVAAHAGETAKTYARIECDRPYFHDGHKLSAADVMYSLAWSWEWTTQDGDDDPYYDASEADWSGEYMNTILGIKLVEQTDDRMVFDVYHNHYFPASEIMTAAYVVPFTGTPWQLWYAMSELVAHNPKYSWSESSEDVEQLDQINPSHAQAIKEKLLELKQSKPIPEFLKPYIEDENAATAAYDSIAKFIDEHNHAVIGQGPYYVDEYQPENLFVRIKKFDKWTIPAFAEPEYQVDPYYKTIEVYGIQNEDTAILEVANGHYDILWYPFAAYRFTGLSDEQRANIKLYRSTSAFGDIVWNPVHDQDNPYVITVGDKKYFNPFAVRKVRFAIQYLVNRAYITQNIFQGSAGPMFTPWTSTETGFEYVRPVVDAFGLTEQSDEDLAMKLFEEGMQEAAQELAKMGYELKKGDDGKWYFNGEPVKVVGLGRVEDERKDVATYIVEEVLKKLGFDAEAKIVDRRTASGTVYTSDPSSYQWNFYTEGWVSSSNVKFSTTRIIQYYSSYWYAPGLVGWKWTPENTQRVTLEEVLKFLGNGDIQAGLDSLGLSYYNTVDKIQPLLNWTADDFALVIYSGEANGVKMDSEDKYWDFNRLGTAIGIYEGYRTFLYENWEFYAASKDIEIKLVDPVAGLASDWAIRSARPVGETKTETQTTTTTSETETSTQTTSETETQTTTTETSEEGGGICGPAFLVGLAVVPLLLRRRR, translated from the coding sequence ATGAGTAGGAAAGTCCTAGGCCTGTTCGTTATGGGCCTGATGCTGTTTAGCTTGGCCGTGGTGCCAAGTGTGAAGCCAGTGGCTGCGGCAGACAGCGACAGTGTTCTGAAGACAGTCATATACTCTTCAAGCGGCGCTCTGTTCATGGGCGTCTGGAACCCGAGTTCTTCAGGTTACAGTGATACCTACTCCAGGAGGATTGCCGACCTTGTCTTCGACAGCGGCATCCCCTATGGAATTGATGGTGTCCCGCACCCGTATCACTGCCACGTTGTTGACTACAAGTCCGATGTGACCGTTCCGGAGGATGCGGTCATCTTTAACTCAACCACGGACACATGGGTTGCCGCTCACGCCGGCGAAACTGCTAAGACCTACGCTAGGATTGAGTGTGACAGGCCGTACTTCCACGACGGCCACAAGCTCAGCGCGGCCGATGTGATGTACAGCCTTGCTTGGAGCTGGGAGTGGACCACCCAGGACGGCGACGACGACCCATACTACGACGCCAGTGAGGCCGACTGGAGTGGCGAGTACATGAACACCATTCTCGGTATCAAGCTCGTCGAGCAGACCGATGACAGGATGGTCTTCGACGTTTACCACAACCACTACTTCCCGGCCAGCGAGATAATGACTGCCGCTTACGTTGTTCCGTTCACCGGAACCCCCTGGCAGCTCTGGTATGCGATGAGCGAGCTCGTCGCCCACAACCCCAAGTACTCCTGGAGTGAGTCCAGCGAGGACGTTGAACAGCTTGACCAGATCAACCCGAGCCACGCTCAGGCCATAAAGGAGAAGCTTCTCGAGCTCAAACAGAGCAAGCCGATTCCTGAGTTCCTCAAGCCGTACATTGAGGACGAGAACGCCGCTACCGCCGCTTACGACTCAATAGCCAAATTCATTGACGAGCACAATCACGCCGTTATCGGCCAGGGTCCATACTACGTTGACGAGTACCAGCCAGAGAACCTCTTCGTTAGGATCAAGAAGTTCGACAAGTGGACCATCCCGGCCTTCGCCGAGCCGGAGTACCAGGTTGATCCATACTACAAGACCATTGAGGTTTACGGTATCCAGAACGAGGACACTGCAATCCTCGAAGTTGCCAACGGCCACTACGACATTCTCTGGTACCCGTTCGCGGCTTACAGGTTCACTGGCCTGAGCGACGAGCAGAGGGCCAACATAAAGCTCTACAGGAGCACTTCAGCGTTTGGTGACATCGTCTGGAACCCGGTTCACGACCAGGACAACCCGTACGTTATTACCGTTGGTGACAAGAAGTACTTCAACCCGTTCGCCGTCAGGAAGGTCAGGTTCGCCATCCAGTACCTCGTTAACAGGGCTTACATAACCCAGAACATCTTCCAGGGAAGTGCCGGGCCGATGTTCACTCCGTGGACATCAACCGAGACCGGCTTTGAATACGTTAGGCCGGTCGTTGATGCCTTCGGCCTCACCGAGCAGTCTGACGAAGACCTCGCTATGAAGCTGTTCGAGGAGGGCATGCAGGAGGCTGCTCAGGAGCTTGCCAAGATGGGCTATGAGCTCAAGAAGGGCGACGACGGCAAGTGGTACTTCAACGGAGAGCCGGTAAAAGTCGTTGGTCTCGGACGTGTTGAGGACGAGAGGAAGGACGTTGCCACTTACATAGTTGAGGAAGTCCTTAAGAAGCTCGGCTTTGACGCTGAGGCTAAGATCGTTGACAGAAGGACTGCTAGCGGTACGGTCTACACCAGCGACCCGAGCTCCTACCAGTGGAACTTCTACACAGAGGGTTGGGTCTCCTCAAGCAACGTGAAGTTCTCAACGACCAGGATCATCCAGTACTACTCGAGCTACTGGTATGCCCCAGGTCTCGTTGGCTGGAAGTGGACTCCGGAGAACACCCAGAGGGTTACACTTGAGGAGGTTCTCAAGTTCCTCGGCAACGGTGACATTCAGGCTGGACTCGACAGCCTTGGACTCAGCTACTACAACACCGTTGACAAGATTCAGCCGCTCCTCAACTGGACCGCTGATGACTTCGCCCTTGTAATATACTCTGGCGAGGCCAACGGCGTTAAGATGGACAGTGAGGATAAGTACTGGGACTTCAACAGGCTCGGAACTGCCATTGGAATATACGAGGGTTACAGGACCTTCCTCTACGAGAACTGGGAGTTCTACGCCGCCAGCAAGGATATCGAGATTAAGCTCGTTGACCCGGTCGCGGGCCTTGCCTCTGACTGGGCTATAAGGAGTGCTCGCCCCGTTGGCGAGACTAAGACTGAGACCCAGACCACGACTACTACCTCCGAGACCGAGACCTCCACCCAGACTACCTCCGAGACTGAGACCCAGACCACAACGACTGAGACCAGCGAGGAAGGCGGTGGAATCTGCGGTCCAGCATTCCTCGTCGGCCTTGCAGTCGTGCCACTCCTCCTCAGGAGGAGAAGGTAA